taaaaatcaaattaaatcaaattaattataaaattaattcaaattaattcaaattaagtcaaattataccaattaaataattaactagaatttgattaggaaacactattaaacactattattataattatactcaaatatagaataataattttattaaaaaacactattaaatcagattaaatcaaattataccaatCCTATTTTCATATTGAGACCGGGTAAgacagtaaaaaatatataataacatattgattgccatatatatatatattacgtattaaaattaaaaaaaaaaaatttaccgtATATTCTTATTTTACATATCAGAAATACCCGACCAAgtcatttaaaaaccaaaaCCGACCCGACCCGGGACCCGGGACCCGACCCGTTAGAAGCCTCTAGTTAATTCTACAAAGCTCCGCAGGAACAACTCACCGCACCCGCAAATTAGGACAAAAACCCTCGCCCCCACCATcgcttctccctctcccctaCATAAACCCTAGCGGAGACGCTCGCGTCTCCCCCGATCGAAGGAAAATCCCCCAAAATCGCTCCCACCATcgcttctccctctcccctaCATAAACCCTAGCGAAGACCCTCGCAGACGCCTCCTCTCGATCGAAGGAAAATCCCCAAAAATCGCCCGAAAATGGTAAGAAATTCTCCTCCGCCCCCTCGTTCCCGATCTTCTCGTCATCTTTTCTTCGTTTTCGATCGCTGTGTGAGCTTTTTCGATTCGATCGCAGAGCCAGGAGCAGGTGAATCCCAAGGCGTACCCTCTCGCCGATGCGCAGCTCACGATCACGATCCTCGATCTCATCCAACAAGCCGCGAACTATAAGCAGCTCAAGAAGGGGGCCAACGAAGGTTCCCCCCTTCGATTTGATGAGAAATTTGCGTCTATTTTTTTGGCGTttgttttgatcttgatttgatGTTCGTTTTTGGGGTGGGGGCTTTGGATGTTTTGTTGTGCAGCGACGAAGACGCTGAATCGGGGGATATCGGAGTTCGTCGTGATGGCGGCGGATACGGAGCCCCTCGAGATCCTTCTCCATCTCCCATTGTTAGCAGAGGACAAGGTAACGAGTTTGTTGTTAACTAAGGTTTAGTATGTTTGATTAATTGTTAGTACGTTATGTGTTGATCCTAGAGCATTGTTATTCGGAAACCCTAGTGTACACCCCAAACACTTATCTATGTGTGAATTGATGAAATGTTTATGTGTAATGAATAATCTGTAAATGTTCAATGAACTATGATTTGTGTTTTCGCATAAATAGTAAGGTTGTGCTACTGATCAATTTTATGTATTAACTTGCTTATTTCAAATTGGACTTAGACAGTTGTTTGACATGGTTAATTTGtaggtaaatatatatatatatataaaccaagCCTTATTTGAATTATAGCACAATATCGGATTGCCGTTTCGAAAtagatatatatgatatatatgaaACCGAAACCTACCATATTGAATTAATATTGCACAATCTAATCGAATGTATTGTTACTCGAGGGATATTCCTTGAAATATGATCCGAACATTTGGTAGTTGGATTGTAAAACCAAAGCTCCGAATTCACCTATTTCAACAATACTGTAAGATCAAGCTGTAAAATCAAAACCACTAAAAGTTCAACTACCTTTATCAAAACGCTAGTTACTTCAGGGGTAACATATATAAACAAGACGCTGTTAATTTTACCTTGGAAATTTAGCTATCGTGGCTT
Above is a genomic segment from Ananas comosus cultivar F153 linkage group 15, ASM154086v1, whole genome shotgun sequence containing:
- the LOC109720986 gene encoding NHP2-like protein 1, whose amino-acid sequence is MSQEQVNPKAYPLADAQLTITILDLIQQAANYKQLKKGANEATKTLNRGISEFVVMAADTEPLEILLHLPLLAEDKNVPYVFVPSKQALGRACGVTRPVIACSVTSNEGSQLKSQIQQLKDAIEKLLI